The following proteins come from a genomic window of Halorussus halophilus:
- a CDS encoding zinc ribbon domain-containing protein codes for MSESIDGMDTTSKALLYLLVGIAAFFGAIILFSLGPLGWLVGGLIIVAWLVRGSSSNSDTTTPDKTNCPECGARNSTDRSDCEYCDAPLS; via the coding sequence GTGAGTGAGAGTATCGACGGCATGGACACCACTTCGAAAGCCCTCCTCTACCTGCTCGTCGGGATAGCCGCCTTCTTCGGCGCGATTATTCTCTTTTCGCTGGGGCCTCTGGGGTGGCTCGTCGGTGGCTTGATCATCGTCGCGTGGCTAGTGCGCGGCAGTTCGTCGAACTCGGATACGACGACCCCGGACAAGACGAACTGCCCGGAATGTGGCGCGCGCAATTCGACCGACCGCAGCGACTGCGAATACTGCGACGCGCCGCTGTCGTGA
- a CDS encoding metallophosphoesterase has protein sequence MALVEPIPGAPAAVADFESERALVVADFHAGVEQAMRTDGVSIDSRASERRERLLDLLDRTDVQRVVFLGDLMHAIGGPGGAERGEIEVLVEEIEVRGVSVTLVKGNHDGAIEEWVECDVTDGKGARFGDVGFAHGHTWPAREVLEAETVCVGHEHPTVRLEDSVGGTRIERVWLRGELDSEPFEERFGSAVDTRAELVVFPAFNDLTGGTWVNVEGQEFLAPFLPDALPDGEAYLLDGTRLGRYDEI, from the coding sequence ATGGCGCTGGTCGAGCCGATCCCTGGTGCCCCCGCTGCGGTCGCCGACTTCGAATCCGAGCGCGCGCTCGTCGTCGCCGATTTTCACGCGGGCGTCGAGCAAGCAATGCGCACAGACGGCGTGAGTATCGACAGCCGTGCGAGCGAACGCCGCGAGCGACTGCTCGACTTGCTCGACCGCACGGACGTCCAGCGCGTCGTCTTCCTCGGCGACCTGATGCACGCCATCGGCGGACCGGGCGGCGCGGAGCGCGGCGAAATCGAGGTCCTCGTGGAGGAAATCGAAGTCCGGGGCGTTTCTGTCACGCTGGTCAAGGGGAACCACGACGGCGCAATCGAGGAGTGGGTCGAGTGCGACGTGACCGACGGCAAGGGAGCCAGATTCGGCGACGTCGGCTTCGCGCACGGTCACACGTGGCCTGCACGCGAGGTCTTAGAAGCCGAGACGGTCTGTGTCGGCCACGAACACCCGACCGTGCGACTCGAAGATTCGGTCGGCGGAACGCGCATCGAGCGCGTCTGGTTGCGAGGGGAACTCGATTCCGAACCGTTCGAAGAGCGATTCGGTTCCGCGGTCGATACACGTGCCGAACTCGTCGTCTTCCCGGCGTTCAACGACTTGACGGGCGGCACGTGGGTCAACGTCGAAGGACAGGAGTTTCTGGCTCCGTTTCTGCCCGACGCGCTCCCCGACGGCGAGGCGTACCTACTCGACGGGACGCGGTTGGGGCGCTACGACGAGATTTAA